The genomic stretch GTTTAGCCCGGGAATCATAATATCAGATATTATCAAATCAGGAATGTTATTAACAGCTGCAAGAAAGCCTGCGTTGCCATCAGCAGCGTTTATAACCTCGTAATCCGAAAGTTCCAAAAACCTGACAAGATCTCTGTTTATTTCGGGTTCGTCCTCAATGACAAGAATTAGTTCGCTCATTTATAAAATTACCTACTTAATTCTAATTGGTAGAATCACTTTAAACTCGGAACCAATACCAACCTTGCTCTGCAATTCAATTCTACCGCCTAATTTCACGACAGATTCTTTGACTACTGCAAGACCAATACCTGTACCGCCTCCCGGTGTAGAATTGTCAGCACGATAAAACAATTCAAAAATCCTATTCTGCTCAGATTCAGGAATACCAATACCAAAATCCTGAATACTTAGCTCAAGCAAACCATCTCTGATATCAAGATTTATAACTATATCAGTATCAGGCTCTGAATACTTAACAGCATTAGATATAAGATTACTCAAAATCATGTGCATGATTTTTTCATCCGAGTAAAGTATATTGTCTTGTAGTGAAGAAGAAATAACAAAGTTTCTATTTTGATTGTAGTTGATTTTATAATCCAATACAACATCATTAATCAATTTCACAATATCAAATGCTGAGTAATTAAGGAAGAATTTATTAGCATCACTCTTGCCAATAAACACAACATTATCAATCAAGTCTGTAAGATAATCTACGGATTTTGTTACTCTGTTTACGTAATTAAATTTATCTGCATCAGTTAGTTTTTCTTTGAATTTCGAAATCATTTGAGCAGATGACTTTATAATAGTAAGTGGAGTTCTGAACTCATGTGATACCATCGTAACAAATCTTGTCTTGAGATTACTCAATTCTTTTTGCTGTTCGTATAACAATCTGAGCTCGCTTTCTGCTTTTTCTCTGTCAGCAATTTCCTGCTTAAGCTTATGAACAAGCAGTTGTAAGTCTTCTGTTCTTTCCTGAACTTTAAGCTCCAGCAGTTCATTTGTTTTGGTCAGAGCCTGCTCAGCTTCTTTAATTTTAGCTATATCAACAAAGCTTTCTGTTATTAGGATTCGGTTGTTTAGTCTTAATTTTGTAGTGTTTCTCAAAATCGGGATTATTTTACCGTTAGGTAATTTGAGTTCTGACTCAAATGATTTAAAATTACTGACACCATTTGCCTCAGCAATTTCACCATAATCAATATATTCTAAAAAATCGAATACATTTTTTCCTACAATTAGCGAATCCTGTAAACCAATAATTGCAGCAGCTACGGGATTTACTCTGACAATTTTGGATATACTCAAATCAAAAACTATGACTCCGGTTAGAACCGATTCAAAAATTGCTTTTAGCTCACGCCTGCTTTGAGCAAGGTCAAGAGTTCGTGTAGCGATTTTCTGCTCGAGAATTGATTTGTT from Ignavibacteriota bacterium encodes the following:
- a CDS encoding PAS domain-containing sensor histidine kinase; translated protein: MTDTYSTYTNSKSHWKEFLKAIDRFTVITSKTLKLPDLYREGLTVFSRLPDAELSALYMLSDDNTPDFELKLALPAGSESYFEKLFETLINEGRIGISLASGNIINVDESYLPDKDFGVLIIPIKKHRGINGLALVVHKSLDENLNQFLIELCRVYASLLGNSIENFNMLNELEFNKSILEQKIATRTLDLAQSRRELKAIFESVLTGVIVFDLSISKIVRVNPVAAAIIGLQDSLIVGKNVFDFLEYIDYGEIAEANGVSNFKSFESELKLPNGKIIPILRNTTKLRLNNRILITESFVDIAKIKEAEQALTKTNELLELKVQERTEDLQLLVHKLKQEIADREKAESELRLLYEQQKELSNLKTRFVTMVSHEFRTPLTIIKSSAQMISKFKEKLTDADKFNYVNRVTKSVDYLTDLIDNVVFIGKSDANKFFLNYSAFDIVKLINDVVLDYKINYNQNRNFVISSSLQDNILYSDEKIMHMILSNLISNAVKYSEPDTDIVINLDIRDGLLELSIQDFGIGIPESEQNRIFELFYRADNSTPGGGTGIGLAVVKESVVKLGGRIELQSKVGIGSEFKVILPIRIK